A genomic segment from Garra rufa chromosome 5, GarRuf1.0, whole genome shotgun sequence encodes:
- the rnft2 gene encoding E3 ubiquitin-protein ligase RNFT2 isoform X1 produces MSDNPNTTPRTQRLRKSRRNTMEAFFWMCTRSSFGAPGDKVGAMQRRHSSNTEGMPPERNRSQTLGSESSLDEGGVFDCLKPDSPTSPQQLFSGLVGVSAGNVSSAPFQAAGLVLGSPPDVFIQMASSSRDEGSHRTENPPYLPRPPQHHHHHHHHHHSGQHRSSLLHAATSSERHGSRDDGGDDASTPAPALSELKAMVTWLQRGFPFILILLAKVCFQHKLGIAVCIGMISTFAFANSTLKHQVALREKRSVFTTIWIMIFLAGNIVYVFYTFSAEKLQNSLMFAKPNINSFDFFDLIWAVGITDFVLKYFTIELKCLILFLPKMILAFKSRGKFYLLIEELSQLFRALVPIQLWYKYIMGEDPSSSYFLGATLIIIYSLCKSFDLCGRISGIRKAFVILCSSQSYGTRASAQQCSEAGDVCAICQAEFREPIALLCQHVFCEECLCLWFDRERTCPLCRSSVVETPRNWKDGTTSAHFQIY; encoded by the exons GGATGTGCACCAGGTCCAG TTTTGGAGCTCCTGGTGATAAAGTGGGTGCCATGCAGAGACGCCACAGCAGCAACACTGAGGGCATGCCGCCAGAAAG GAACAGGAGTCAAACTCTCGGTTCAGAGAGCAGTCTTGATGAAGGAGGAGTGTTTGACTGTCTGAAGCCAGACTCTCCAACATCGCCCCAGCAGCTTTTCTCTGGTCTGGTGGGCGTCTCAGCTGGGAACGTGTCCTCGGCTCCCTTCCAGGCCGCGGGGCTGGTTCTGGGTTCTCCACCGGACGTCTTCATCCAGATGGCATCCTCATCGAGAGACGAAGGCTCTCACCGGACAGAGAACCCACCTTATCTTCCTCGGCCTCCTCAGCACCATCATCATCACCACCATCATCATCACTCCGGCCAGCACCGCTCTTCTCTTCTGCATGCGGCCACCTCTTCTGAGAGACACGGGAGCAGAGATGATGGAG GTGATGATGCCTCTACACCAGCTCCTGCACTCTCTGAGCTCAAGGCCATGGTCACATGGCTTCAGAGAGGATTCCCTTTTATCCTCATTCTCCTTGCTAAAGTCTGCTTTCAGCACAAGCTTG GAATTGCTGTTTGCATTGGAATGATCAGCACATTTGCCTTTGCTAACTCAACGTTGAAGCATCAGGTGGCATTACGG GAGAAGAGGTCTGTGTTTACCACAATCTGGATTATGATCTTTCTCGCTGGCAACATTGTGTATGTGTTTTATACGTTCAGTGCAGAGAAACTTCAGAACAG CCTTATGTTTGCAAAGCCAAACATCAACAGTTTTGATTTCTTTGACCTGATCTGGGCTGTTGGAATAACAGATTTTGTGCTGAAATATTTCACCATCGAGCTCAAATGCCTCATACTGTTCCTGCCTAAAATGATCCTCGCTTTCAAGTCCAGG GGGAAATTTTATCTGCTCATAGAGGAGCTGAGTCAACTCTTCAGAGCTTTGGTTCCCATCCAGTTGTGGTACAAGTACATCATGGGTGAAGATCCATCCAGCAGCTACTTCCTTGGGGCAACGCTGATTATCATCTACAGCCTTTGTAAG TCATTTGATTTGTGTGGAAGAATTTCTGGCATTCGGAAAGCATTCGTCATTCTCTGTAGCTCACAG AGTTACGGTACGAGAGCCAGTGCTCAGCAGTGCAGTGAGGCCGGGGATGTGTGCGCAATCTGCCAGGCTGAGTTCAGAGAGCCAATCGCACTGCTCTGTCAG CATGTGTTCTGTGAGGAGTGTTTATGCCTGTGGTTTGACCGTGAGAGAACGTGTCCGTTGTGTCGGTCATCGGTGGTTGAAACTCCACGCAACTGGAAGGATGGCACAACATCAGCACACTTTCAAATCTACTGA
- the rnft2 gene encoding E3 ubiquitin-protein ligase RNFT2 isoform X2 gives MQRRHSSNTEGMPPERNRSQTLGSESSLDEGGVFDCLKPDSPTSPQQLFSGLVGVSAGNVSSAPFQAAGLVLGSPPDVFIQMASSSRDEGSHRTENPPYLPRPPQHHHHHHHHHHSGQHRSSLLHAATSSERHGSRDDGGDDASTPAPALSELKAMVTWLQRGFPFILILLAKVCFQHKLGIAVCIGMISTFAFANSTLKHQVALREKRSVFTTIWIMIFLAGNIVYVFYTFSAEKLQNSLMFAKPNINSFDFFDLIWAVGITDFVLKYFTIELKCLILFLPKMILAFKSRGKFYLLIEELSQLFRALVPIQLWYKYIMGEDPSSSYFLGATLIIIYSLCKSFDLCGRISGIRKAFVILCSSQSYGTRASAQQCSEAGDVCAICQAEFREPIALLCQHVFCEECLCLWFDRERTCPLCRSSVVETPRNWKDGTTSAHFQIY, from the exons ATGCAGAGACGCCACAGCAGCAACACTGAGGGCATGCCGCCAGAAAG GAACAGGAGTCAAACTCTCGGTTCAGAGAGCAGTCTTGATGAAGGAGGAGTGTTTGACTGTCTGAAGCCAGACTCTCCAACATCGCCCCAGCAGCTTTTCTCTGGTCTGGTGGGCGTCTCAGCTGGGAACGTGTCCTCGGCTCCCTTCCAGGCCGCGGGGCTGGTTCTGGGTTCTCCACCGGACGTCTTCATCCAGATGGCATCCTCATCGAGAGACGAAGGCTCTCACCGGACAGAGAACCCACCTTATCTTCCTCGGCCTCCTCAGCACCATCATCATCACCACCATCATCATCACTCCGGCCAGCACCGCTCTTCTCTTCTGCATGCGGCCACCTCTTCTGAGAGACACGGGAGCAGAGATGATGGAG GTGATGATGCCTCTACACCAGCTCCTGCACTCTCTGAGCTCAAGGCCATGGTCACATGGCTTCAGAGAGGATTCCCTTTTATCCTCATTCTCCTTGCTAAAGTCTGCTTTCAGCACAAGCTTG GAATTGCTGTTTGCATTGGAATGATCAGCACATTTGCCTTTGCTAACTCAACGTTGAAGCATCAGGTGGCATTACGG GAGAAGAGGTCTGTGTTTACCACAATCTGGATTATGATCTTTCTCGCTGGCAACATTGTGTATGTGTTTTATACGTTCAGTGCAGAGAAACTTCAGAACAG CCTTATGTTTGCAAAGCCAAACATCAACAGTTTTGATTTCTTTGACCTGATCTGGGCTGTTGGAATAACAGATTTTGTGCTGAAATATTTCACCATCGAGCTCAAATGCCTCATACTGTTCCTGCCTAAAATGATCCTCGCTTTCAAGTCCAGG GGGAAATTTTATCTGCTCATAGAGGAGCTGAGTCAACTCTTCAGAGCTTTGGTTCCCATCCAGTTGTGGTACAAGTACATCATGGGTGAAGATCCATCCAGCAGCTACTTCCTTGGGGCAACGCTGATTATCATCTACAGCCTTTGTAAG TCATTTGATTTGTGTGGAAGAATTTCTGGCATTCGGAAAGCATTCGTCATTCTCTGTAGCTCACAG AGTTACGGTACGAGAGCCAGTGCTCAGCAGTGCAGTGAGGCCGGGGATGTGTGCGCAATCTGCCAGGCTGAGTTCAGAGAGCCAATCGCACTGCTCTGTCAG CATGTGTTCTGTGAGGAGTGTTTATGCCTGTGGTTTGACCGTGAGAGAACGTGTCCGTTGTGTCGGTCATCGGTGGTTGAAACTCCACGCAACTGGAAGGATGGCACAACATCAGCACACTTTCAAATCTACTGA